A genome region from Drosophila simulans strain w501 chromosome 2R, Prin_Dsim_3.1, whole genome shotgun sequence includes the following:
- the LOC6734279 gene encoding organic cation transporter protein isoform X2 translates to MSAPAAGAASAVLDFDDILVEIGEFGRFQRRNYLLICLPVLFAAANSLSYVFTAGSPTYRCYVPECDKLDDAEYGADWVSIAVPGSWSKRGHFTPSTCERFVSNDGHFESSSDPWSAWPLDQCFAENFTTETERCHQFVYGSSERTIVQQWGLQCPENLWKLAFVGTVHFAGLVVGTALSGYLADRYGRKHIFLFCIVFMALTGVAQALSWDYISFLFFALLNAVGTSGVYPLAFIIGVEMVGPRKREMSSIVLNYFYAVGEALLGLSVFLPDWRQLQLALSVPPLICVAYFWLVPESVRWLLARNRREQAGVIIRRAAKVNRRDISVELMASFKQQELDAETSQEDDVEGGLHVQKDDKIWLAIKEVAGSHALMGRYAILLLIWAVNAIVYYGLSLNATSLSGNKYLNFALVCLVEIPGYSLAWLFLRRFGRRVALSGSLLLCSITCVASGFVTLGANWLVVTLFLVGKLGITSSFAVIYTFTAEMMPTVIRSGGVGVMSTFARFGAMLAPFVPLLASYYEPLPLLLFGTLSLVAGLLSLLLPETFNRKLPDTVEEAIALGK, encoded by the exons ATGTCAGCTCCAGCGGCAGGTGCGGCGTCTGCCGTCCTAGACTTTGACGACATTCTGGTCGAGATCGGAGAATTCGGACGCTTTCAACGGCGGAACTATCTTCTCATATGCCTGCCCGTACTTTTTGCGGCCGCCAACAGCCTGTCGTATGTTTTCACGGCAGGATCGCCGACCTATCGATGCTACGTGCCCGAGTGCGATAAGCTGGATGATGCGGAATATGGAGCCGATTGGGTGTCGATTGCCGTGCCCGGCAGCTGGAGCAAACGGGGCCACTTTACGCCGTCCACCTGCGAAAGGTTCGTGTCGAACGATGGCCACTTTGAGTCTTCATCGGATCCTTGGAGTGCGTGGCCCTTGGATCAGTGCTTTGCTGAGAATTTTACGACGGAAACGGAGCGGTGCCATCAGTTTGTGTACGGCAGTTCGGAACGGACCATTGTGCAGCAGTGGGGACTGCAATGCCCGGAGAATCTCTGGAAGCTGGCCTTCGTGGGCACTGTGCACTTTGCTGGTCTGGTTGTGGGAACAGCTCTATCCGGCTACCTGGCCGATCG ATATGGACGCAAGCACATTTTCCTGTTCTGCATCGTGTTCATGGCGCTGACGGGAGTGGCGCAGGCGCTGTCCTGGGACTACATAAGTTTCCTGTTCTTTGCCTTGCTGAATGCTGTGGGCACTTCCGGTGTCTACCCGCTGGCCTTCATCATTGGGGTGGAAATGGTAGGGCCGCGGAAACGCGAAATGTCCTCCATTGTGCTCAACTACTTCTATGCCGTGGGCGAGGCGCTCCTGGGCCTGTCCGTTTTCCTGCCCGACTGGCGGCAATTGCAGCTGGCGCTCTCTGTGCCGCCGCTCATCTGCGTGGCCTACTTTTGGCTGGTACCGGAGTCCGTCCGGTGGCTCCTCGCTCGTAACCGGCGGGAGCAAGCGGGAGTCATCATCCGGCGGGCGGCGAAGGTTAATAGGCGAGACATCTCCGTCGAGCTGATGGCCAGCTTCAAGCAACAGGAGCTTGATGCAGAAACGAGCCAAGAGGATGATGTCGAGGGTGGCCTGCACGTGCAGAAGGATGACAAGATCTGGCTGGCCATCAAGGAGGTGGCGGGCTCTCACGCTTTAATGGGCAGATACGCCATCTTGCTGCTCATTTGGGCCGTCAATGCAATCGTCTACTATGGACTCTCGCTTAACGCCACCAGTTTGAGTGGCAACAAGTACCTAAACTTCGCCCTGGTTTGCCTCGTAGAGATACCCGGCTACAGCCTCGCCTGG CTGTTCCTGCGGAGATTTGGACGACGTGTGGCACTTTCCGGCTCCTTGCTGCTCTGTTCTATCACATGTGTGGCCAGCGGATTCGTTACACTAG GTGCCAACTGGCTGGTTGTGACGCTCTTTCTGGTCGGAAAACTGGGCATCACATCCTCCTTTGCAGTCATCTACACGTTCACTGCGGAAATGATGCCCACG GTCATTAGGAGCGGCGGCGTTGGTGTGATGTCCACATTTGCCCGCTTCGGTGCGATGCTGGCTCCATTTGTGCCTCTATTG GCTTCGTACTATGAGCCACTACCTCTGCTTCTCTTCGGGACGTTATCGCTCGTGGCTGGACTCCTCTCGCTGTTACTGCCGGAAACCTTCAACCGAAAACTACCGGATACG GTGGAAGAGGCGATTGCATTGGGGAAATGA
- the LOC6734280 gene encoding UPF0587 protein CG4646 codes for MVRVGLQISATLENVDKLETCHPEYSFFLKLKCTNCGEQSDKWHDITESERVQQDSRNAAGFNFFMKCKMCSRENSIDIVEKSNAPYTADDSGAFKTIVVFECRGAEPVEFSPRIGWRVSSAENGQQFEEVDLSEDDWVEYDQKNNNSVGIYEFASKFIKLKK; via the exons ATGGTTCGTGTGGGCCTGCAGATTTCCGCCACGCTGGAGAATGTGGACAAGCTGGAGACATGTCATCCGGAGTACTCTTTCTTCTTAAAGCTGAAGTGCACCAACTGCGGCGAGCAGTCCGACAAATGGCACGATATCACGGAATCCGAACGTGTGCAACAGGATTCCCGCAATGCGGCCGGCTTTAATTTCTTCATGAAGTGCAAGATGTGCAGCCGGGAGAACAGCATCGACATCGTCGAAAAATCGAATG CTCCCTACACGGCGGACGACTCTGGCGCATTTAAGACCATCGTGGTCTTCGAGTGCCGCGGCGCAGAGCCCGTCGAATTCTCGCCCCGCATCGGTTGGCGCGTCTCATCCGCTGAAAATGGCCAGCAGTTCGAGGAGGTGGACCTCTCCGAGGACGACTGGGTGGAGTACGACCAGAAGAACAACAACTCCGTGGGCATTTACGAGTTCGCATCGAAGTTCATCAAGCTGAAGAAGTGA
- the LOC6740725 gene encoding aquaporin-11, producing MSTTALGISALFMVGCCALAQIARVICRRLVTREGLVPILINEAIAAAELCACCFELIIVADNFGVSMYAVCLFLLTIWWGRVWGDASACPYTHMEDVVEGRTSFKEMALRSWAELMGGCCVYRVVQVFWWLELAETHRGRAFEACNADLQVSPYLGAVIEGVATLLCRLASKTISEKEPRFGSYIDSFIGTSLVVAAFNFSGGYFNPVLATALKWGCRGHTHLEHIIVYWIGACAGAVLSIPVFKVPAVRRLLLGEGSASKSKQE from the exons ATGTCGACAACAGCGCTTGGGATCAGCGCCCTCTTCATGGTGGGTTGCTGTGCTCTGGCCCAAATCGCACGGGTGATCTGCCGGCGCCTGGTGACCCGTGAGGGTTTGGTACCCATCCTGATCAACGAGGccatcgccgccgccgagcTGTGCGCCTGCTGCTTCGAGCTCATTATTG TGGCCGACAACTTCGGCGTGTCCATGTACGCCGTCTGCCTGTTCCTGCTGACCATTTGGTGGGGCCGCGTGTGGGGCGACGCCTCCGCCTGCCCCTACACCCACATGGAGGACGTGGTGGAGGGTCGCACCAGCTTCAAGGAGATGGCTCTGCGCAGCTGGGCCGAACTGATGGGTGGCTGCTGTGTGTACCGCGTGGTGCAGGTCTTCTGGTGGCTGGAGTTGGCCGAGACCCATCGTGGACGGGCGTTCGAGGCGTGCAACGCCGATCTGCAGGTCAGCCCATATCTGGGGGCGGTCATCGAGGGCGTAGCCACGCTGCTGTGCCGCCTGGCCTCGAAGACGATCAGCGAGAAGGAGCCGCGGTTCGGGAGCTACATCGATTCCTTCATCGGCACCAGCCTGGTCGTAGCAG CCTTCAACTTCTCCGGCGGCTACTTCAATCCCGTCCTGGCCACCGCCCTCAAGTGGGGCTGTCGCGGACACACCCACCTGGAGCACATCATTGTCTACTGGATCGGCGCCTGTGCCGGCGCTGTGCTCTCCATTCCGGTCTTCAAGGTGCCCGCGGTGAGACGCCTTCTGCTTGGCGAGGGGTCGGCGTCGAAGTCCAAGCAGGAATAA
- the LOC6734279 gene encoding organic cation transporter protein isoform X3 encodes MSAPAAGAASAVLDFDDILVEIGEFGRFQRRNYLLICLPVLFAAANSLSYVFTAGSPTYRCYVPECDKLDDAEYGADWVSIAVPGSWSKRGHFTPSTCERFVSNDGHFESSSDPWSAWPLDQCFAENFTTETERCHQFVYGSSERTIVQQWGLQCPENLWKLAFVGTVHFAGLVVGTALSGYLADRYGRKHIFLFCIVFMALTGVAQALSWDYISFLFFALLNAVGTSGVYPLAFIIGVEMVGPRKREMSSIVLNYFYAVGEALLGLSVFLPDWRQLQLALSVPPLICVAYFWLVPESVRWLLARNRREQAGVIIRRAAKVNRRDISVELMASFKQQELDAETSQEDDVEGGLHVQKDDKIWLAIKEVAGSHALMGRYAILLLIWAVNAIVYYGLSLNATSLSGNKYLNFALVCLVEIPGYSLAW; translated from the exons ATGTCAGCTCCAGCGGCAGGTGCGGCGTCTGCCGTCCTAGACTTTGACGACATTCTGGTCGAGATCGGAGAATTCGGACGCTTTCAACGGCGGAACTATCTTCTCATATGCCTGCCCGTACTTTTTGCGGCCGCCAACAGCCTGTCGTATGTTTTCACGGCAGGATCGCCGACCTATCGATGCTACGTGCCCGAGTGCGATAAGCTGGATGATGCGGAATATGGAGCCGATTGGGTGTCGATTGCCGTGCCCGGCAGCTGGAGCAAACGGGGCCACTTTACGCCGTCCACCTGCGAAAGGTTCGTGTCGAACGATGGCCACTTTGAGTCTTCATCGGATCCTTGGAGTGCGTGGCCCTTGGATCAGTGCTTTGCTGAGAATTTTACGACGGAAACGGAGCGGTGCCATCAGTTTGTGTACGGCAGTTCGGAACGGACCATTGTGCAGCAGTGGGGACTGCAATGCCCGGAGAATCTCTGGAAGCTGGCCTTCGTGGGCACTGTGCACTTTGCTGGTCTGGTTGTGGGAACAGCTCTATCCGGCTACCTGGCCGATCG ATATGGACGCAAGCACATTTTCCTGTTCTGCATCGTGTTCATGGCGCTGACGGGAGTGGCGCAGGCGCTGTCCTGGGACTACATAAGTTTCCTGTTCTTTGCCTTGCTGAATGCTGTGGGCACTTCCGGTGTCTACCCGCTGGCCTTCATCATTGGGGTGGAAATGGTAGGGCCGCGGAAACGCGAAATGTCCTCCATTGTGCTCAACTACTTCTATGCCGTGGGCGAGGCGCTCCTGGGCCTGTCCGTTTTCCTGCCCGACTGGCGGCAATTGCAGCTGGCGCTCTCTGTGCCGCCGCTCATCTGCGTGGCCTACTTTTGGCTGGTACCGGAGTCCGTCCGGTGGCTCCTCGCTCGTAACCGGCGGGAGCAAGCGGGAGTCATCATCCGGCGGGCGGCGAAGGTTAATAGGCGAGACATCTCCGTCGAGCTGATGGCCAGCTTCAAGCAACAGGAGCTTGATGCAGAAACGAGCCAAGAGGATGATGTCGAGGGTGGCCTGCACGTGCAGAAGGATGACAAGATCTGGCTGGCCATCAAGGAGGTGGCGGGCTCTCACGCTTTAATGGGCAGATACGCCATCTTGCTGCTCATTTGGGCCGTCAATGCAATCGTCTACTATGGACTCTCGCTTAACGCCACCAGTTTGAGTGGCAACAAGTACCTAAACTTCGCCCTGGTTTGCCTCGTAGAGATACCCGGCTACAGCCTCGCCTGG TAG
- the LOC6734277 gene encoding uncharacterized protein LOC6734277, producing MGIVDKFLYCFELKYGVLIIGLVDIILSILCGCYLPWIRRKVDADIWILTDQPITVRGPSLVKSSELYRFYVGEDFYFNRFGYSMYIFGLIVLILHIGACILIIISALSEEKIMAAPYVATAPMRFVVLLLILIWIVAKSFDCTTSFWLIGLSLFPATYFWLTVVSWFNPSTSE from the exons ATGGGTATTGTCGATAAATTTCTCTACTGCTTTGAGCTGAAGTACGGCGTACTTATAATTGGATTGGTGGACATAATCCTGAGTATACTCTGCGGATGCTATTTGCCAT GGATAAGACGGAAAGTGGATGCAGATATTTGGATCCTTACAGACCAGCCGATTACTGTACGTGGGCCATCTCTTGTAAAAAGTTCGGAGTTGTACCGGTTTTACGTCGGTGAAGACTTCTACTTCAACAGATTCGGGTACTCGATGTATATATTTGGCCTGATTGTCCTCATTCTTCACATTGGCGCCTGTATACTGATCATAATCTCCGCTCTTTCG GAGGAGAAAATCATGGCTGCCCCCTATGTGGCCACTGCTCCGATGCGCTTCGTTGTGCTGCTCCTCATCCTGATTTGGATAGTGGCCAAGTCTTTCGACTGCACCACCAGTTTTTGGCTCATAGGTCTAAGTTTGT TTCCGGCCACCTACTTTTGGCTAACAGTCGTGTCTTGGTTTAACCCCTCCACCTCGGAATGA
- the LOC6734282 gene encoding F-box/SPRY domain-containing protein 1: protein MVDPVAALCNYNVLEVIFSYLELDDLSHCSQVCKSWYHFLNDENSDVWRWHCLNKLPKESLKSDLLSSVSTYKTKLRAYFHAWSPNDCSRNVYIKPNGFTLHRNPVAQSTDAARGKIGFRHGRHTWEVIWEGPLGTVAVIGISTKEAALQCHGYVALLGSDDQSWGWNLVENHLLHNGDMQGSYPLLNNAPKYQVGERIRVILDCEDNTLSFEKNYEFLGVAFRGLPDKKLYPTVSAVYGNTEVSMVYLGTPLDG from the exons atgGTCGATCCGGTGGCGGCGCTGTGCAATTACAATGTGCTGGAGGTGATCTTCTCCTACCTGGAGCTGGACGACCTCAGTCATTGCTCGCAGGTGTGCAAAAGTTGGTACCACTTCCTCAACGACGAGAACAGCGACGTCTGGCGCTGGCACTGCCTGAACAAGCTGCCCAAGGAGTCCCTCAAGTCGGACCTGCTGTCCTCTGTCTCCACGTATAAGACGAAGCTGCGGGCCTATTTTCACGCCTGGAGCCCCAACGACTGTTCGCGGAATGTGTACATTAAGCCGAATGGATTCACCCTGCATCG CAATCCCGTGGCGCAGAGCACAGACGCGGCCCGAGGCAAGATAGGATTCCGCCACGGTCGTCACACCTGGGAGGTGATATGGGAGGGACCCCTAGGCACCGTAGCCGTCATCGGCATATCTACCAAGGAGGCGGCTCTACAATGTCACGGCTATGTGGCCCTGCTCGGCTCCGACGACCAGAGCTGGGGCTGGAATCTGGTCGAGAACCACCTGCTGCACAACGGCGACATGCAGGGCAGTTACCCGCTGCTGAACAATGCTCCCAAGTACCAAGTGGGCGAGCGGATACGCGTCATTCTCGATTGCGAGGACAACACCTTATCGTTCGAGAAGAACTACGAGTTCCTCGGTGTGGCCTTCCGGG GCTTGCCGGACAAGAAGCTCTATCCCACAGTATCCGCTGTCTACGGCAATACCGAGGTATCGATGGTCTATCTGGGCACGCCGTTGGACGGATAG
- the LOC6734278 gene encoding transmembrane protein 186, with the protein MLELLCRVSPARLPWRSCMSLAIQPAQRRRFATEVAGKSTDTEKSPFTEWRTVYSMPGIRLVASLSRLKVYQAVLTTAGTPLVFALSSAGQLSTDALAIYAAIGVTGLVTLTLASYAASNLVGFIYVNEQQDLLKLAYVDFWGRRQEALVETDDLLPSWEQGSPSRLRFVSPISLRSDPKRRYKLLHRFGHVSDPQLFEGLFGD; encoded by the exons A TGCTGGAGTTGCTGTGCCGGGTCAGTCCTGCAAGATTGCCATGGAGAAGCTGCATGTCCCTAGCCATTCAGCCGGCACAGAGACGCCGTTTCGCAACAGAAGTTGCCGGAAAAAGTACGGACACCGAAAAATCCCCATTCACTGAATGGCGCACCGTCTATAGTATGCCGGGCATACGGCTCGTGGCCTCATTAAGTAGATTGAAAGTCTACCAGGCTGTCCTCACGACCGCCGGAACGCCCCTTGTCTTCGCCCTGAGCAGCGCCGGACAGCTAAGCACGGACGCACTGGCCATCTACGCCGCCATCGGAGTCACTGGCCTGGTCACCCTCACACTCGCCAGCTACGCGGCCTCGAATCTCGTGGGCTTTATCTACGTGAACGAGCAACAGGATCTGCTCAAGCTAGCCTACGTGGACTTCTGGGGACGACGACAGGAGGCACTCGTGGAAACCGATGATCTGCTGCCCAGCTGGGAGCAGGGAAGTCCATCTCGATTGAGATTCGTTTCGCCCATTAGCTTGCGCAGCGATCCCAAAAGGCGCTACAAACTCCTTCATCGCTTCGGTCATGTCAGCGATCCCCAGTTGTTTGAGGGTCTCTTTGGAGATTGA
- the LOC6734279 gene encoding organic cation transporter protein isoform X1, translating to MSAPAAGAASAVLDFDDILVEIGEFGRFQRRNYLLICLPVLFAAANSLSYVFTAGSPTYRCYVPECDKLDDAEYGADWVSIAVPGSWSKRGHFTPSTCERFVSNDGHFESSSDPWSAWPLDQCFAENFTTETERCHQFVYGSSERTIVQQWGLQCPENLWKLAFVGTVHFAGLVVGTALSGYLADRYGRKHIFLFCIVFMALTGVAQALSWDYISFLFFALLNAVGTSGVYPLAFIIGVEMVGPRKREMSSIVLNYFYAVGEALLGLSVFLPDWRQLQLALSVPPLICVAYFWLVPESVRWLLARNRREQAGVIIRRAAKVNRRDISVELMASFKQQELDAETSQEDDVEGGLHVQKDDKIWLAIKEVAGSHALMGRYAILLLIWAVNAIVYYGLSLNATSLSGNKYLNFALVCLVEIPGYSLAWLFLRRFGRRVALSGSLLLCSITCVASGFVTLAQEDWIPCQNGAESRHSWSCANWLVVTLFLVGKLGITSSFAVIYTFTAEMMPTVIRSGGVGVMSTFARFGAMLAPFVPLLASYYEPLPLLLFGTLSLVAGLLSLLLPETFNRKLPDTVEEAIALGK from the exons ATGTCAGCTCCAGCGGCAGGTGCGGCGTCTGCCGTCCTAGACTTTGACGACATTCTGGTCGAGATCGGAGAATTCGGACGCTTTCAACGGCGGAACTATCTTCTCATATGCCTGCCCGTACTTTTTGCGGCCGCCAACAGCCTGTCGTATGTTTTCACGGCAGGATCGCCGACCTATCGATGCTACGTGCCCGAGTGCGATAAGCTGGATGATGCGGAATATGGAGCCGATTGGGTGTCGATTGCCGTGCCCGGCAGCTGGAGCAAACGGGGCCACTTTACGCCGTCCACCTGCGAAAGGTTCGTGTCGAACGATGGCCACTTTGAGTCTTCATCGGATCCTTGGAGTGCGTGGCCCTTGGATCAGTGCTTTGCTGAGAATTTTACGACGGAAACGGAGCGGTGCCATCAGTTTGTGTACGGCAGTTCGGAACGGACCATTGTGCAGCAGTGGGGACTGCAATGCCCGGAGAATCTCTGGAAGCTGGCCTTCGTGGGCACTGTGCACTTTGCTGGTCTGGTTGTGGGAACAGCTCTATCCGGCTACCTGGCCGATCG ATATGGACGCAAGCACATTTTCCTGTTCTGCATCGTGTTCATGGCGCTGACGGGAGTGGCGCAGGCGCTGTCCTGGGACTACATAAGTTTCCTGTTCTTTGCCTTGCTGAATGCTGTGGGCACTTCCGGTGTCTACCCGCTGGCCTTCATCATTGGGGTGGAAATGGTAGGGCCGCGGAAACGCGAAATGTCCTCCATTGTGCTCAACTACTTCTATGCCGTGGGCGAGGCGCTCCTGGGCCTGTCCGTTTTCCTGCCCGACTGGCGGCAATTGCAGCTGGCGCTCTCTGTGCCGCCGCTCATCTGCGTGGCCTACTTTTGGCTGGTACCGGAGTCCGTCCGGTGGCTCCTCGCTCGTAACCGGCGGGAGCAAGCGGGAGTCATCATCCGGCGGGCGGCGAAGGTTAATAGGCGAGACATCTCCGTCGAGCTGATGGCCAGCTTCAAGCAACAGGAGCTTGATGCAGAAACGAGCCAAGAGGATGATGTCGAGGGTGGCCTGCACGTGCAGAAGGATGACAAGATCTGGCTGGCCATCAAGGAGGTGGCGGGCTCTCACGCTTTAATGGGCAGATACGCCATCTTGCTGCTCATTTGGGCCGTCAATGCAATCGTCTACTATGGACTCTCGCTTAACGCCACCAGTTTGAGTGGCAACAAGTACCTAAACTTCGCCCTGGTTTGCCTCGTAGAGATACCCGGCTACAGCCTCGCCTGG CTGTTCCTGCGGAGATTTGGACGACGTGTGGCACTTTCCGGCTCCTTGCTGCTCTGTTCTATCACATGTGTGGCCAGCGGATTCGTTACACTAG CGCAAGAAGATTGGATTCCCTGCCAGAATGGAGCGGAGAGTAGGCACTCGTGGAGTT GTGCCAACTGGCTGGTTGTGACGCTCTTTCTGGTCGGAAAACTGGGCATCACATCCTCCTTTGCAGTCATCTACACGTTCACTGCGGAAATGATGCCCACG GTCATTAGGAGCGGCGGCGTTGGTGTGATGTCCACATTTGCCCGCTTCGGTGCGATGCTGGCTCCATTTGTGCCTCTATTG GCTTCGTACTATGAGCCACTACCTCTGCTTCTCTTCGGGACGTTATCGCTCGTGGCTGGACTCCTCTCGCTGTTACTGCCGGAAACCTTCAACCGAAAACTACCGGATACG GTGGAAGAGGCGATTGCATTGGGGAAATGA
- the LOC6734281 gene encoding COP9 signalosome complex subunit 9 homolog, protein MDLNMKPSLAADEMFSEGPGYMEMDESGGATGMMLDHLPSNDKHVHADFYNDFDDLFDEDNWAKMKTDGKQ, encoded by the exons ATGGATTTGAACATGAAACCATCTCTGGCCGCCGACGAAATGTTTTCCGAAGGCCCCGGCTACATGGAAATGGACGAG TCCGGCGGAGCCACAGGAATGATGTTGGACCACCTGCCCTCCAACGATAAGCACGTCCACGCTGACTTCTACAATGATTTCGATGATCTGTTCGACGAAGACAACTGGGCCAAGATGAAAACCGATGGGAAACAGTAG